Proteins encoded together in one Deinococcus irradiatisoli window:
- a CDS encoding minor capsid protein, whose amino-acid sequence MPQTPEARRLITQAHRREDAHLLAARGAVLRQFRRATLKAAEAELHRVLALPTGRRRASLPLVLRRIDEAMQPTRTPPAELTAVLRRAVRDRVLTADDLVKLLDPTLKLNDPASLQARAVDRQRAAMNGYWAKEGKRFRDDTARTVREALRQGLTPDKAADLLQERLGVHRSRAVLIAQDQMLTAASRAGIDRLRTVGVKQFSWETQQDRRVRPAHQVLQDQVFTWRSAPELPGQAVLCRCFAAPVT is encoded by the coding sequence ATGCCGCAAACCCCTGAAGCCCGTCGCCTCATCACCCAGGCCCACCGGCGCGAGGATGCCCACCTTCTGGCGGCCAGGGGCGCCGTGCTGCGTCAGTTCCGCAGGGCTACACTCAAGGCCGCTGAAGCCGAGTTGCACCGCGTGCTGGCCCTTCCGACCGGCAGACGCCGCGCGAGCTTGCCGCTGGTGCTGCGCAGAATCGACGAAGCGATGCAGCCCACCCGCACACCGCCCGCCGAACTGACGGCCGTGTTGCGGCGGGCCGTGCGCGACCGGGTACTGACGGCTGATGATCTGGTGAAGCTGCTCGATCCCACGCTGAAACTGAACGACCCAGCCAGCCTGCAAGCCCGCGCCGTGGACCGCCAGAGAGCGGCCATGAACGGCTACTGGGCCAAGGAGGGTAAGCGCTTCCGCGATGACACCGCCAGAACGGTCAGGGAGGCCCTCCGGCAAGGCCTCACGCCCGACAAGGCGGCCGACCTCCTGCAAGAGCGCCTGGGCGTTCACAGAAGCCGCGCGGTGCTGATTGCCCAGGATCAGATGCTCACAGCCGCGAGCCGGGCCGGGATCGACCGGCTCAGGACGGTGGGTGTCAAGCAATTCAGCTGGGAAACCCAGCAGGACAGGCGGGTGCGTCCGGCTCACCAGGTCTTGCAGGACCAGGTGTTCACCTGGCGGAGCGCGCCGGAGCTGCCAGGGCAGGCGGTGCTGTGCCGCTGCTTCGCTGCCCCTGTCACGTGA